agcgccgttccgttgttgtattcccgagcgccgttccgttgttgtattcccgagcgccgttccgttgttgtattcccgagcgccgttccgttgttgtattcccgagcgccgttccgttgttgtattcccgagcgccgttccgttgttgtattcccgagcgctgTTCCATATTCCCGAGCGCTGTTCCATATTCCCGACtttacctgactttaggagagcagattttgaagaattaaaaaggtaccttcAAGGAACGGACTGGCAAAGGGTGCCGGGtgaggtcagggacggagttcagagagaaggcaggatgagaggaggtgaggcgtgagggtgtaggacgaggagggaaaatgtgtccggaagggaggaaagaggaaggtgtatgttggaatgtcgggtcatgctgaaatgagagaggtgaggtcgaggccaGTAGATGGAGTAGAGaagatggtaggggacgagatgaggggattaggtgaagtaaatgtttatgacttgtataaatatttcgtaaagttcatacaggtcagttagcaaatatcccgtatagaacaataagatcacaaaaaaaaaaaaaacgttaatttcTGTCTtgaggaaatcactggagtcgggtgaggtaccagtaatgtggaggcaggctaatgtagtacccatctttaagaaagaagataaaactttagcgtcaaattatagacctgtcagcttaacttcagttgtaggtaaaatgttagtcaataatagcgaggaacatttagacaaacaacttgataaatcaatcacagcatggcttcacgaaggggaagtcttgcctgacaaacttgttaagtttttacagtaaggtgtacgaggcagtagataatggtgatagttatgttatatctggactttagtaagatatttgacaaggtaccccatcaaaggctcctgagaaaggttagggcacacgggatagatgggaaggtgttaggctggatagggtcatggcttggtaacaggtgacagagagtggtaataaacggctcgaaatccgagtggggtcagtATTaaggccattgttatttctaatatatatatcaatggcttggatagtggaattagtagtgatgttagtaaatttgcggatgacacaaagataggtagattaattaggtcagaatcggatgccatcgccttgcaggcagacttagaatgaatgaatggacggatagatggcaaatgcaatttattatcaataaatgcaaagtgcttagcgtaggtagaggaatgataaagtatgtgtgctcctttatgcagatgatgtagttgttatgagtgaatcggcagatgagcttcaaagtttgttggatgtagtggatggctatggtagagactttggagtaaggtttagcagtgagaaaagcaaagtaatgattgtgaataggtcagaggatgaaagtacgagtaatgtggtatggagacttggagagaatgagttgagacaggtgcaagaatacaagtacttagggatgtggatgagtcctagtgggtgtgcaaaggcaaagaatgaaaagataagtatgctaaACCAGTGGGAAGGTCGATTGGGAAGGGTGCCAAGAGGACTGTCAGGAGGGTGCCAGGGAGTGCCAGAGGGGTAccagaatgaataaaaaataaaaaaataaataaattaattaaaaaaaaacctccactccatcacctctcctcctcctcctcctccacctccttgttGTTTACAAACACAGCTGATAAAATTCCGCGAATGTGATTGGGTGCACGTGACTATTGCTGGGATTTGATTGGCCAAATCGCTCGGACGTGATCAGATGAGACGAGTGTTGAATGGCGGCGCGGAGGTGAGTACTAAGCGGCAGTTCTTGAACATTTGTAAAGTTATTAGAGTGTGTGGATTGTGTGGTAGCGCCATTTTGAGTGCAGAATTACGACAAATGTTTGACAGTGACTgcgagaagtgaaagaaggagacAACTCGTCGCTGTAGAGGAGTAGCATGTGAAAGGTGCCGTGATTGGTATCCTGCTGAGTGTGTAGGGCTAAAAGGGAGCAGGGGCAGGGGATATAGGATTCTTAAGAACTGGAACCTTTTGTTCCTGTGCAGTGGGTGTCTCTCGAGGGGGCTGGAGGAATGGGAGTCCCTCACTGGGAAGAGTGAGGTGGAGGACTCCGAAACGGAGGAGACTGGGGAGGACACCCCAGgaagtgaggtcaggtccgcCAGGTGGAGGATCCTAGGCCCAGTAACGAAGTAAAGGACCAGCCACGGGAACCCCGGGATCACACTTACTGTGAGAAGATtgggaggaaggatgaggcAGGGACGGGTGAAAGTGAGCAGGACTGTGAGGTTGGAGGTTAAGACATGAGGAGAGGCCTGTGGCCATTAGGCAGGTTGTGGGCTGTGCCTGTAGGGTGCAGGAGGATGACAGCATCGGTAAGGTCAAGAAGATACACAccaggagggaatgggagaccGGGATAGGAAAGGTCAGGACACCATAAGGAAGGACAAGGACAGCAACCAGGAGCAGAGAGACAGTGATGGACCAAGGACAGGGACATGGATAGCAGTAGAGCACTACTCCTGGAGGATGATACAGGAAGGTAAACAGTCAGTGCTGAGGACAGGGAAAGGCAGGGAGCAGTGTAAATTTCCAGCCTGAGGACCTGGTGGTGatcaagggaggagggaagggtttGGATGAGATAATAGGAAAGGAGACAGTCTggtgaatggaggagaaagttCACATAGTGAAGGAGAAGATAAACAGGAGGCTGTTAGTCATGTGCATTCCCACGAGATGGGATAAGGAGGGTTGACAATTCtgccaggagaggaggaggagtgaacagGAGATGCATCGGGAAGTTAGATGAATTGTGGTGTGATGGGCTGCAGTTGTAGAAGATGGATTGCAGGCAGGTGTGGTCACCAGACAGCATCCACATATCCAACATAGGGAAAGTTTGGGTAGCTTGGAATGTGATGGAGTGGGTCCAGCACTGAGAGGATGCCAGGCAGGAATAAGAAAGTGCACAGAGAGGAAAGATGCTGCTTGCCTTCCTGAACACAAATGggtggagtgagggaaagtggaggtTACTGATAAAAGAAGGGAGGCATTATGATGTAATAGGAGTTGGTGAGACAGGGTGACCCAACAGCACTgagtggagtgaaggaggcTAGGTCATCTTTGGCAGAGGTAGGCatgcaggagagaagaaaggaggagaggtggggtgattatgaggagaaaggaaggtgggAGTATAAAGGAAATCAAGTTAACAAGGGAGATGGAAGGCAGACTAGGGCATACTAAGGATGACATCTTTACAGTGAAGATCATAGAGCATGGGAGCGATGCGTGACAGTGGTGTGTATAGCAGTGCCGAACTgagggaatgatgatgataacagcaaACTTTATGAGGCAATGGCTAGCTTgaaagagagagtaggacaaaATAAATGGGTTGTAATGGATGATTTGAATGGACACATAGGGTTAATGGGGGAGACAGTGAACCAAAATGGGCAGCTGATCTTAGATTTTGCTGGCAGCACAGGAATGAGGATTAGGAACTGGGAGTTGGAAAACCCTGTGACATGGAAAGATAGAAGAACTGAGTCTGCAATAGATTATGTCATAATAAGTGAACAGGTAGAACAACAGGAATGTAGGATGTGAAAAGAATTAAGGAATAGGTATTTTAGGTCACTTCTTAATTGGCATTACTTGTGGGAAGACCAGGAGAAGTACAGGAGTTaggaaatgtgaaaagaaaagcagaactTAAAGAATGCAGACTGGGTGAAGTActgaagagaaatggaagaaattatgccaggagagataaaaggaggtaggaagtggaggaggaggaagaggtggaggagtatTGGTGCAGGATTATttggcaagaggaggagaaaaaggaaacaggaaatgtGTCCATTTACAGTCAGTTTAGGGAGATGGATGGTGTTGAGATAGAGGAGCAAGACACAGTGTTAGTGGGAAGAGCTATCAAGACGGGAAGCAGACGTTACAAATAGCATTATAGGTGAGCTTATAAAGTATGGCAGGGAAGCATCAAGACAGGTACTAACTGGGCTGTTCAGGAAAATACTAGAGGATTAGAACAGGAGCAGGGTTACACTTATacgcaagggaggaggaaaaccatGGGAAGACATAAGTAATTACAGACCCCCAGAGCAGTGATGGACATACTAGCCAAGACATTTGGATGGCTGATAAATGATAAGTTGAAGAAATGGATAGGGGAGAATAAGGTGTTTGGAGAAGAACAGAGTGATTTTAGGCAGGGTAGAGGTGGTTTAGAAAATGTGCTagttatgaagaaaattaatgaaagaaataaaaaagctaGGGAAGGAGCTTGACCTGGTTTTCCTAGATATAGATGGCTTATGATAGGGTAGACAGGAACAGATTGCTGACACTACTTACACACAGGGATGGACAGGATGCTGGATGCTGGAGGTGAAAGCTAGGAACAGGGATGAGGTGGATCAGCAGGAGCCCAGGCACAATTTGTATCCTACATTAAATGCTACTTGTGTCAGTTCCTTTACTTTTGACTTGCTTGGTTTAGGTATCATTACTATCCTTGattccctccatttttctgGTATGCATGCTGTTTTTGCCATTTCCTTCAGGTTTCTTGGCAACTTCCCCATTATTGATTAACTGCTAGACATCTCTATATAGTTTTCCTTTAATATGTTATGAGTATACCCAttgcttgtttgtttctcaTCATATTTATGGACTTAGTCACATTTTCCTCATTTATGACGTCTTTCTTCAGGTGAATTAAACTTTGTTGTACCCTTCTTGTCATGGCCTTATGTTCCCTCACTTCTAAATAAGTATGCACATGTCCATGTATTCACTCTCTagctttcttatttcctctgcTCTTTCTAGTCTTATggattgtttcttttctctattttttcttacttttctttatatacctgtctctcctttttatGTACAGTCCATACTGTATCTATATCAGTGATTCTCAACCAGGGGTAAATTTATCCCTTGGGGGTAAAATATTACATGGTGGGGGTAAATAATTGATATACCTGATGATTGAATAAGAATATAATTAAATTGCATTTtgtaaaatagagagagagagagagagagagagagagagagagagagagagagagagagagagagagagagagagagagagagagagagagagagagagtgtgggggagggagaaaggaatggcttttttttttttagtaagggGCTAAATGGAGAAATACATTAAGCCGAGGGGGttaatgatgaaggaaaagttgagaATCCCTGATCTGTATCATTATCCTGTTTCCGGTAAATACTGCCctatttctttacatatttgtctctcctccctgtaTACCATCctgtttctttatcattatcatgttTCCTGTAAATACTGCTCTAAAACCCAGagttcctcttccaccttttcttcctccagccCCAGGCCATCCTCTCCATACAaccctaacattttttttttctttctttctttgacagtctctttttaatattcttgtcCTACATCTTTTTCTCACCATCTttgctttctttaatttcccctGTTATCTCCTCTTCATGTTTATAAATTTCCATCCTTATAagtgtctttattttttaataactTTTGTTTTACATACAACTCTCCATCTATCCTCTTTGCTTGTTGCATTCCTTCAACTTCTATTCGATCTCATTCTTCTGTTTTGCTACACGTTCTCGAGACTTACCAGTTCTCTATTACCTctccttatttccttgtttAGAATTGTATTCCTGTGCGTACCCTGTGAATCTGTCAGTTTTCCTCGGTAAATGACAACTCCGCCTCGGCAGTGCAAAAATGGGACCTATTCTTactctcacccccctcccctctttccttatcGATTGCTGTGATGACATTTGATAATGATGGGTGCGGGACCCATCTATAACCATCTCTATAGTAACAAGGAGTTTGTAAAATGtatataatttaaactggattTTCAGTGTTTGACAGTCTTTTCTCGCTGATCACGTAGGAAGCTAACCACCGCCTTATGAGTCATTTCCTGAGAATCCTGAGTGTCCCAACGTTTGTGGCATCTCTCTCAACAACCTTCAACAGGCTATCgtccgttttatttatttatttatttatttattttttttagggtgttttctcTGAGTTAGCGAtggtttaacaaagcgcaggcaGTATCAATAGAACACCCATGATAAGCTCCAGGTATCTCAAGAGTTACTGAAAATAGACccgtttgctctctcaccacgaccactttcaaaggccacaaagatggtTAGCGGGGTTCACAAGTGTTTATTCAGATAATAATGCattaatcttgttaatctttctaTAGAACCCgtgtactttatttatttatttttgtttatttatttatttatttatttatttatttatttcaagcaGTGGAGATACGGGCAACGTGCTTCAGATTCCGATCTGCGCTCTGGTCATGTGGGAGAACAAAGCACTACGAAAAGGCCCAGCCAAGAAAATCTAGTTTAAGCCGCCTGATTTTGGGAACACGTTTTCGTTTCACGGAGCATACGAGTACACACGAtgcgcagtctctctctctctctctctctctctctctctctctctctctccacagcctcCGAAATGCTTAATTCTCAATTCATAATgcaattctttcaagaggatgTAGGAGAAGATTTGACCATTAATGATGTGAATAATATTAACAAGGCCTACGGTAGATAAAATGTTCCTTGTCTCTGTGTATACACGGATGGGACTTGTATCATTGTCAAGGTCGTTTAGTGTAGTGGGAGTTGAATGGCCTTTACCCCCCACATCCTGTTCCCAAGCAGACTCAAGCACAAAAGGCGGTGAGTGAGCCTGTAAGGAGGACGTTACTTGGTTAGGCTGTGGGGTGTGTTTTACTACTGGAGCCGTTCTTTGCACGCAGATGTCTATGTTTATTTTCAGGCtcattggtctctctctctctctctctctctctctctctctctctctctctctctctcctccaccactagCTGGTTGTCAAGTCGGCAGGCGAACACAGCCCCGGCGATGAGACAGCAAAATCAAGAAAGTGAAGCATGATGAAATCCCCGCCCTCAGAACACGTTTAGGCCACGAATATGTTTGGTAGCGAGTCCGTACTGATTGAGGGGGGTGGGGCTGGGACGGGCGGGGGCTTGAAAGCAGAGGCTATCagaggagagaggcaggcagactCAGTGCGGGACAGGCGCTTAGTGAGTGTGTACTGCCGTCTGGTGGACTGAGCAGCTGTAGTGTCTCCCTCCCCGTCTATATCAACTCGCTCTTGCTCTCTTCAGGTTTGTTCAGTACAATCACAGCGTATCGGTGACTTGTCTGTGTATTAGTTTATCATTGCGCAGGAAATTGGGATTCAGTTTTGGGCTTTATTCAGACTATTTCCCAAGGCCACAGATATTATTCTCAAGTGCTTCTTCGGTTAGTGATGTAGGAAgtttgttaatctgtccctagaaacatgaaaagaaaaatacatttaaaaaccttttgaaagtaggcGAGGTTCAGCggagtgtttcaaaatatgattTAACGTGTTTGGGTAATATTCAAACTTATGTTTGTAGATCATTATTTAAATAACATTAGTGTTTCGCCCGCAAGGGATAGCGTAGGTCAGGTTGGGTAGgaatttttgcatattttgcCCAAAATGGTACGACATTAATAGGCTGTGTTACTTAATAATCCTCAGCTAATGTTTTGCAGGTtgagtttgtttttattccccaTGCCTTCCAGTAGCGCGCTGTGGCTGTGGTAGGCGTTTGTATGAGCTGCGGCGTGATGCTGTGCCGAggactgctgctggtggtggtggtggtgcaggtgtgcgCTGACGTCTGCCCAGGAGGAAAAGTcaagtaagtctctctctctctctctctctctctctctctctctctctctctctctctctctctctctctctctctctctctctctctctctctctctctctctctctctctctctctctctctctcattatcctaCATCTGCTTTAGATAAGATAATGGAGTTTATCATTACCTCAGAAGGACCATCACGTCTGCTgctattagtctctctctctctctctctctctctctctctctctctctctctctctctctctctctctctctctctctctctctctctctctctctctctctcctacaaacaaatatatgaataattaacTCCATCCtatccttgattttttttatgtaattatttatttaattttttcagaTGTCCTGAGAACACAACATGCTGTCAGCTTGCGAACCACGAGTTTGGGTGCTGCAAATACCCTGAGGCACAGTGCTGCCGTGACCATGTGCACTGTTGTCCCCACAGTAAGTATGATGAGTCTTGGGCCAATACTCTGAAATGATTTGCTCTCTTACCATGGCTATTTTAAAAAACCGCAGAGTTGTTTAGCtgggttgtcaagagtgtttatcatgtttataatgtagaaatcttgttaatgtcactacaaccatgaaaacatcttcAAAAACCattgtagcttcaactagagccctttGAAAGTAGTTGGATGCAGCACAGAAATGTTTTGGAATATGGGCCTTGCTATAGTATTGTTGTGCTGGCACTGCTCATGTGTATGGCACTGCATGACAGCTTCTTAAATTGATACAAAACTGGAGAACTGTACCAGTTATTagacaggctctctctctctctctctctctctctctctctctctctctctctctctctctctctctctctctctctctctctctctctctctctctctctctctctctctctctctctctctctctctctctctcacaaattcTTATCTTTGTAagcttgagagaaaaaaatggattatCTATATATGTAGAATGTTGTTACCCTTCACAAATTATAGAAAAATGTATGCAGGATATgggaatttttcttttcttggcaTAACAAGAAAATTTTGGTAATTCTATAAATCAGTTTTTCCAAGCCATGATGTGAAGCTGAATTTTTATGGAGAGTAACATTAGATGCTACCTGTTGCTTTTTGTCATGCAGGCTACAAGTGTGATGAGCGTCAGCAGTCCTGCCTCAAGAATGGTTTCCCTGCCATGTCCTTTGCACAAGCATCTGTAAAACCAGAGTTGGTTCAGGAAGCAGACCTGTTGGGGCTTGTCATCCCCCAGCAGACACATTCTCTGGAAACCAACCACATTGATGGACATGAAGGTACATTGGTATTTTGGTGGCAGGACAGTCAAGGCTAACCAAAATTCACTGCAGCCTTTGGTGATCATCTTGGTATCATTAGTaagatttttaaaattttttaatttttttaaaatttttatattttattatttttttatttatttattttttttgaggtactggccaaggacaacaaaaaagagtgaaagaaaaaaagaggatcactgaggtgccagttacAGGAAGGATAATTTTGAAATCTCCTTTTTGAAAGAATTGAACtcatatgaaggaggaaatacaaaagcaggcagggatctCTAGGGTTTACCTGTGTCTTACAAGAGCTTAGATTCTCAGTCActctctttcatcaccaccCTTTAGATCTATTCCTGTATATCTGTTGTTTCATCACTGCCCTTTAGATCTATTCCTGTATATCTGTGATGCTGCGAAAGGGAGGCGCTGCATCCTACACCTTGTGCATTTAGTATGTTTAGTTAATCTTTTGGAATTTTTAGTTGATCTTCATGTCCTAAGGTCTTCCTCATCTCTTACTACACTCACCACCttcatgtcttccttcattGTATCCATAAATCTTCCCTTTTGTCTTCCTAAGCCCTGGTGAGTGGATCCATTTcctgcatcctcctccccatgtACAGTACTTTAATCTGCACATGGCCAATCCAAACATTTCTTGCCCTTCTAGCTTTACCCACAAACTGACCTGGTGTTCATCATTAATAAAGTACTATTTTCAGGTGAATCTAGCAGCAGAACCTGTCCAGATGGCCACGAGTGTCCCAGCTCCTTCACCTGCTGCAAGATGTTCCGGGGCAATTACGGGTGCTGTCCTTACAACGATGCCAAGTGCTGTAAGGACGGTTTCCACTGCTGTCCCCATGGCTCCCAGTGTGATCCAGTGTCTGGTGGATGCGAGgtataggggatataacaagggggatgtaagcaaaattctcaggatcagtaatcaggatagaataAGAAGTAATGagtttaagcttgaaaaatttaggttcaggAAAGAGATAGGGAGGCATTGGTTCTTAAAAAGAGTGCTTAATAAATGGAATGAAGTCAATAATCatattgttagtgctgaatcattaggtagctttaaaagaaaattagacaaatttatggattgggatgataggtggaaataggtaggtatgtttcatacagggaaatACTTTGAAGTTCATAATGTATTTGTATGTCTAGAGAAACTCATAAGCTTCATTATTCATGAACACCACATAACTATTAAGACATCCTTTTAGCTCAGTCCATTTTCTTGATGTCATTTGTGAATTCCCAGGTTTCACTGCCACAGAACTACTGCACTTCTCTCACATTGCTGTCAACTTTTCAGAACAGTGGGAATTGGTTGGGCAAAGCAGTTTCCTTAATGACAGGTCAACAGCCAAGCATACCTGAACCTGAACCTGAACCTGAAGTTGAGCTTGAGCTTGAACAACTGGAAGTTGCTGGTAAATTTTACTTTCACTTGTTCCCCGTCTCAGTGTGATCAGGATCCATATGAGAGACAGGTCAGCCAACGAGCACAAGGGGGTCACTGCCTCACACTCTCTCCTGTCTGAACACATTCCCACTGATGTGTGGcagtaatgaagagagagagagagagagagagagagagagagagagagagagagagagagagagagagagagagagagagagagagagagagagagagagagagatgaaaggcaaagaaaatgagTTAAAATAATGTGCCAATCAGTGAGTGAATAGGAGGGACTGGGGCTGATGATGCACTCTCCACTTGCTCACTGGTTGAGTGTGATGTGCTAAAATGTGACATGCCCAATTCAATGCCAAGCTCTTTCACTGGTGTTTGGCACATCTTTGCCCAGTCACtagccactctgagacatctgtTCTTGTTCAACCTCCAAACATTCTACTGgcaagaaattgaaaaatctattctgttttatctctttctttcttgtagttgCTTATGAGGATCCATACATtgttttagtgctgtgaattgttacatgtcacagtgaaagggttaacctGTGATTTTTTATCCAGCAGATTATTTTCACTGGTGAAACATAACTATACTGGCAATGTTTCAGGAATCTGCAGGCATCTCTGTTCTACAACAGCTATCTTTATCTCCTTACTAAGTACCATATTTTTAAATTATGCCATTTCATATGACTGTTTTCAGAGGTTCTAGTGGAAGATATTGCTGTTTTCAAATGTAATTTCATGATCTTATTGGTATTTTTAACAAGTTTTCTGCATCATCACTGGAAAAAAGACCCATGAGAACTTAAGGAATCATTGCAGTGGTCTTTGAAGATCATCAAATAACCCCTATGAGAGAACAAATTATTTTAAGATACAGCCCAGGCCAGCATCTTGGGCAAAGAAGggtaatggaaagaaaacatccACTTTCACACGTTTGCATTTACAgatattctttcattcacttattaGTTAATATGTAATACTTTTTAGCACACATTTACATTTGCAGGTGTACTTTTTAAACAGACATTCACATTCACAGGTGTTCCTTCACATCTTAGTCAAATGTAATATAGTTCTTTCCACCCCATAACAGACCCAGGGGGCAAGTGTCCCGATGGTCACCCGTGTCTGGAGAAGTTTACATGCTGCAAGGTGCAAGACGGAGGGTACGGCTGCTGTCCTTACACTGAGGCTGTCTGCTGCACCGACCTCATACACTGCTGCCCCAAGAACACCAACTGCAACAACTCTTTGGGCACTTGTGATGTGGTGAGTATTCCTGACATTACTGAGTGctccaggtctctctctctctctctctctctctctctctctctctctctctctctctctctctctctctctctctctctctctctctctctctctctctctctctctctctctctctctctctctctctctctctctctctctctctctctctctctctctctctctctctctctctctctctctctctctctctctctctctctctctctctctctctctctctctcatataatgcTGTCTTCCCTTTTTCCATCTAATGAATaatatcagtcaatcagttgtTCTGTCATGTGTGGGTATTGTCTTACTGATCAAGTCTCATGGCACCTtaactctttaattttccaggAGAGGAGTTTCTCAGTGCCATCATTCTCCTTGGCCACTCTGAAACTGTCCACCTTCCCAGCACAGCCAGCAGCTTCACCAACACTAGAGGTAGAAGAAGCAAGTGATGCTCCCAATGATGTTTGTCCTGACCATAGGAGCAGATGTAACCCAGGCAATACTTGCTGTCTAATGCGTGATGGCTCCTATGGCTGCTGTCCCATGCCTAAGGTGAGAACTGGTCCACCACATTCCTTCTTGAAAGAAATGTGAtgttaacataagaacataagaaataagggaagctgcaagaagcgaccaggcttacatgtggcagtccctgtatgaaatatacctacctatttccatctattatccccatccataaatctgtctaatcttctcttaaagctctctagtgtcctagcactaacaacatgattactcagtccattccactcatctaccactctattttgagaaccaattttttcctatctccttcctaaaaccaaaatttttcaagtttgaacccgttatttcttgttctaccccggttgctgatcctaagaattttgcttacatcccccttattataacccttataccagttaaagacttctatcaagtcccctcttaacctacgtctctaaagaatgtagatttaacaaattcaatctcgcttcgtaaggaatactcctcatcccctgtatccttttagtcattctcctgtgtactgattctaatagacctgtatctttcctgtaatgtggggaccagaactgcatggcgtagtctagatgaggtctgaccagtgccaagtataactttaatattacttccagccttctacttttaacactcctaaaaattaatcctagtatcctatttgccctgtttctggcatCTATGCTTTGTTTCCCTAGatagagttcagagctaactataactcctaaatctttcttgtaCTGTGTACCTaacagagtttggttgtttaatgtgtacctattgtgtgggtttcctctacctacgctaagtactttgcatttattgatattaaattccatttgccatctatccgtccattcattcattctatctaaatctgcctgcaaggcagtggcatctgattctgacctaattagtctacctatctttgtgtcatccgcaaatttgctaacatcactactaattccactatccaagtcattgatatata
This genomic window from Scylla paramamosain isolate STU-SP2022 chromosome 33, ASM3559412v1, whole genome shotgun sequence contains:
- the LOC135089808 gene encoding progranulin-like yields the protein MSCGVMLCRGLLLVVVVVQVCADVCPGGKVKCPENTTCCQLANHEFGCCKYPEAQCCRDHVHCCPHSYKCDERQQSCLKNGFPAMSFAQASVKPELVQEADLLGLVIPQQTHSLETNHIDGHEGESSSRTCPDGHECPSSFTCCKMFRGNYGCCPYNDAKCCKDGFHCCPHGSQCDPVSGGCENSGNWLGKAVSLMTGQQPSIPEPEPEPEVELELEQLEVADPGGKCPDGHPCLEKFTCCKVQDGGYGCCPYTEAVCCTDLIHCCPKNTNCNNSLGTCDVERSFSVPSFSLATLKLSTFPAQPAASPTLEVEEASDAPNDVCPDHRSRCNPGNTCCLMRDGSYGCCPMPKATCCSNHESCCPNGYRCVAGGMCERVSTVAALPFLPPVFVPERPTTTPSEPSPTIEEEDVPCPDRSRCPDGNTCCSISSYRYGCCPMPQATCCGDMKHCCPHGYWCADEGCERLEAGTLNKTLIMHHSLDTGSPKVMFAP